The sequence GAGTATCACACTTCAGATCCATGGGACCTGAAGCATCTTCCCTCTAGTTCCCTCTAATAAACATATGTCATGAGATAGGATGAACTGGCCTTATCTAAAGTGGATTCCTGGGTTGTCCCTGATGTTCTCTGCTAagtcaaaataaattttcacttgGAATCTGAatttaataattctaaaattccAAGGCAAAAAGGAACCAATTATTTTCTTAGGCCAGGATCTACTCATGGTTAGAGTATTTCAGAAAGggcaaataaaacagaaattagcAAAAAACATATTGAATATCTCCTATGAGCAAAGAATTCTACTAAGCAAAGATTAGCTAAAAATAACCTCTTATTTTCATGAGACCATATTAATAAGTATAAGCTTATAATCCAGTTGAAGgataaaaaatgtaacaaaaaaaatattgatcAGAGTCCAGGGTAGTAAGTGATACACACCAAACACCAATTTCATAGCTAGGTATGAAATTAAATTGAACTTAATTAACTATCTCATTCCACTGACAAATCTCACAGATataatattgagtgaaagaagccagaggcaagtagtatatactgtatgattctatttatataaagatCAAGAAGAGGGAAAATTGATTATGGTAAGAGAAGTCAGAATAATGGTTACAATAGGAGAAGAGATTGATTAGGATGAGGCATTAGGAAGACTTCTAGGTTGCTAGTAATAGTCTATCAGTTGATCTTGAAAGGATTTATATGAGTCCATATAGATGCCAAACTTTATTGAGCTGTACTCTAAAGTTTTGTGCACTTTACTAAGTTTTTGTGTattaaactttaacaaaaagtaatttttaaattctaaatttagAAAATCAAGATATTACAAGATAATTCAGCTCCTGCAGACCATAATGCCAATTTTCCATAATTCTACTTTCCCTACTTTCCTcttgattggggtgcctggactTGAATGGGCCCATGCCTGGATTTCCATCCCCTTCTGCTGCCTCTATTTAACTGCTCTTTCTGGGAATACCCTGATCTGTTCGTAGTCCTCACTGAGCCAAGCCTCCATGAGCCCATGTACTATTTCCTCTCCATGTTGTCCACCACTGACATTGGCTTATGCATCTCTACACTGGTGACAGTACTAGGAATATTCTGGCTCAATGCCAGGGAGATCAGCTTTAATGCCTGCTTATCACAGATGTTCTTCATTCACCTCTTCACTTTCATGGAATCTTCAGTGCTCCTGGCTATGGCTTTTGATCGTTTTGTGGCCATTTCCAACCCCTTGAGATACGCTACCATTCTAACTCATGAAAGGATTGCACAGATTGGTTTGGCAGTCGTTACCAGGGGAACTGTCATTCTGATACCACTAGTCCTTCTTCTCAAGCGTCTATCGTTCTGCCGCAGTCATGTGCTCCATCATTCCTACTGTTTCCACCCTGATGTAATGAAGCTCTCATGTTCAGACACAAAGATCAACAGTGCATTTGGACTCACTGCAATTATCTCTACTGCTGGAGTGGACTCTATTTTTATCCTGATTTCCTATGTCCTGATAATTCGCTCAGTTCTCAACATTGCATCcccagaggagaggaaaaaggccTTCAACACCTGCATTTCTCATATCACGTCTGTGGCCATATTCTACATCCCTTTAATCAGCCTGTCTTTTGTTCACAGATTTGGAAAACATTCTCCACCATATGTGCCCACACTGATTGCTAATATTTACTTGCTCATTCCCCCTGTAATGAATCCCATCATTTATAGTGTAAAAACAAAGCAGATTCAAAAATCTGTGCTCAAACTGGTATGTTCCAAGGGAACTCATATTTAACAATTACTGACCCATAAAGACCCATTTCAAAGTCAGTGAAAATTGATCATAAATTGGAGTTATAACTCATGAAATTTTAGAGATGGGTGGAACTAGATTCCATCCAATTCAAATATCTCCACAATGCTGTTAGTTCTACCTAAGGCAATCTTATCTTTTCTACCACCAAAATACTGATTCAGATTCTCACTACCTCTCAGTTACCCTATTCCTATAGATAACTAACTGACTTCCATATCTCTGATGTTTCCACCTAAAACCACACATCATtcactttgaattaattttctaaatatacagcacaagtaaaatttaataacaaaacaataaGTATCTCTTTCATGTTCACTTCTCATACACCAACTAAATGAAGCAACTGCTCCTATCTCTGATATAGTCCTCCAAAATTTGGATTcaactttcctttaaaatttaatctatctccctctctcttttcacaTACTCACAGTCTAAGAAAAGCAGTCAGCTAACTGTTTCTTCATGTACATGCAACTTTCCTAAAGCTGTTCACTATTGACTTGAGCTTCACTGTTGACTCTACTTCAATCTTGACACCCACCCTCCACTTTGAAATTCTACTTGTATGTCAAGGCTCATCTTTAAATAGCTTCGTCATTAAATTTTTCATGATTGCCCAATGGTACTTGATCTTGCCTTCCTATATTTCACCTTTTATAGTACTTTGCCAGTATCTTTTTTGCCTTTATGTACTTTTGgcatagaaatggaaataatagaaatataaatatatattaatattaatataaaatggcTGCCACAAGTCTATAAATTCCCTAAATAAAAAAAGCCTTGAAGCTTCTATAATATCTAGCAGAATACCTTTCACATAGCAGATACTCGGTGATAGTTGTTGAATTGAACTGAACATATTGAACTGAACTATCAAATAGTCCATCTGAACAATTCAAATTGCACAGGCAAAGGGCTATTTTGGAACCTGAGATCACAGTCTCTGGAATTTACCCCAGTTTGCATAAGGCCCAACTTGACTAAGAATAATTTTAGCCACTTTTTTTCTCCATGAATGGCTTCCCAGAACCAACTACTAtacataactaaaaaaaaaaaatttcccaggtGCCAAAGACAAAAACTACTAAACCGTCCTTAATTCCTCACTTACCATTTGCTCTTGCATCCAGTGAATCTGTATTTCTTCTATTCTAACATGAAAACATCTCTTCATCTCCACTTTTAGACTTTGTTCAGGACactaaagttctttttaaaaaatatgtatttatttatttttgagagagagagaagtggagagggtcagagagagagagagggagaaagagcatcccaagcagactccatgctgtcagcacacagcccaacacagggctcaatcccacaaaccatgagattatgacctgaactgaaatcaagagtcagacatttaactgactgagctacccaggcacccataggacactaaaattcttaaattaaatcacattttccttttaggTTTCAGATGTCCAATCTtatccctttctcctccctctgttttccataagaaaatcagaagaagaaaaaaactttttaaaagccttttaaattatattttagttatacaagaaataataaatatgctcttattaataaaagattttacagaaaaagtgaaaGTCCTCCTTGATATGTTTCCTCAAGTTcagtctttctgtcttctctataGGAAACCACtgtataaatttgatttttttccttcctttttctatgCATTAATGTCCACagatatggagaaaataaaattttcaatttttattatgttttttaatttatttttgagggagacagagagctagaagaggaagggcagaaagagagggagacacagaatccgaagcaggctccaggctctgtgctatcagcacagagccccatgcagggcttaaactcatgaaccatgagatcatgacctaagcctaagacTGATGTTTAACCGACCACAAGGTATAACTATATATCTCTCTGTTGTTTATTATCTTCAATAtaacattcatttgttttgatccCTGTAGGAAGTGGTGGGGggagaaaataatctttaaatctTCTCAATGTGGAACAACTGGGTCTACAATACCAGAGTATATCAAATGATTTCAGTGGTCTCCTTCCTAAAGCAGGTGTGAAAACTATGTTCATACACTTTCCATGtttcttcaatatttatattttcttggcaTATATTTCAATATTAATCATAGcaagtcaaaaaagaaaacaacctcaGCAATTGCAGTACATTAAACCACAAGGGAGAGCAAGTAGATTTAGGCATGCAGAGTGTCTCTGAAGCAAAAACAGTTAGCCAGAAAGATCCCTTAGgaataaatagatttttctgaGGGGTAAACAACTCTCCTGAGAATGGGTTTCTCACAGATACCCTTCCTTCAGAGGTGAATGAGACCTCAGAGCCTTGTCTCTTCCTCATTGCCTTCACTTGATGTAAGTACAGATGCATCAGAGAGACTGTGGATATGTATTAATGTTAGATGATTTATGTGGGTTCATTCTGCAATAAGAAATTTGGCTTCATTAAAGGaagtatttctaaaatgaaattataagaaCAACCATGTAAACATAAGATGCTGGGAATTGCTTTTGATTTAAGAATCTACTACTGGAAAGGTCCTATTCTCATAGAGTTTTCAGCAAagcttagaaataaaaattagaaattcttCACAATTTACTgaatctcaattcttttttttcaagtttatttatttattttgagagagagaaagtttcaagcagactctgcgctgtaAGCACCAAaaccaacctgagccaaaaccaagagttggatgctgaactgactgagccacccaggtaccccttgaaaCTCAATTCTGAAAAAATTCATAAAcagcaaaattttgaaaatacaaaaatccagAGCATGTG is a genomic window of Acinonyx jubatus isolate Ajub_Pintada_27869175 chromosome D1, VMU_Ajub_asm_v1.0, whole genome shotgun sequence containing:
- the LOC106966071 gene encoding LOW QUALITY PROTEIN: olfactory receptor 51F2-like (The sequence of the model RefSeq protein was modified relative to this genomic sequence to represent the inferred CDS: inserted 1 base in 1 codon); its protein translation is MPIFHNSTFPTFLLIGVPGLEWAHAWISIPFCCLYLTALSGNTLXLFVVLTEPSLHEPMYYFLSMLSTTDIGLCISTLVTVLGIFWLNAREISFNACLSQMFFIHLFTFMESSVLLAMAFDRFVAISNPLRYATILTHERIAQIGLAVVTRGTVILIPLVLLLKRLSFCRSHVLHHSYCFHPDVMKLSCSDTKINSAFGLTAIISTAGVDSIFILISYVLIIRSVLNIASPEERKKAFNTCISHITSVAIFYIPLISLSFVHRFGKHSPPYVPTLIANIYLLIPPVMNPIIYSVKTKQIQKSVLKLVCSKGTHI